In Diachasmimorpha longicaudata isolate KC_UGA_2023 chromosome 4, iyDiaLong2, whole genome shotgun sequence, a single genomic region encodes these proteins:
- the LOC135161913 gene encoding GATOR complex protein Iml1 isoform X7 — protein MKLFKLIVHQKNFSDADLIINPKDCPGIKPGDVVEIYHPEDEFSRLLLQVTVKEDLQGRETISVENNVASMFQLRTFADVYMNIVNPEDVALDSIELTFKDQYMGRSEMWRLKNSLVNTCVYMNKKIEFCQSSIRCQVYEMWSQGDRVACGVITDDTKVVFRSSTSMVYLFIQMSCEMWDFDIHGDLYFEKAVNGFLADLFQKWKKNGSNPEVTIVLFSRTFYNANTLEEFPNDMRQCLQQDYRGRFYEDFYRVAVQNERYEDWSNVLVQLRKLFTDYQKIVLEYHQKEGVVIPEATNSTAAQGNFLEVLNMSLNVFEKHYLDRSFDRTGQLSVVITPGVGVFEVDRELTNVTKQRIIDNGVGSDLVCVGEQPLHAVPLLKFHNKDTSVKVPDDYSMPHWINLSFYSTNKKIPYSTFIPRIKLPQKVFKQPVENGKMICKGKLIQEDPRECLHNTLFDYDAYDAQVFQLPTIHTSKVSTRMKKTSVTCIETHNNGHLLKLLKRKMSDPDIHHPPSEVHVPVTTRSAAISIPYRSDEPREANGEGTGVKSSVKSEFGDSEISPPFRPVVGSAGSPNNSVIPPASLHRPGRALINPFDPSHVTIKLTSNRRRWTHIFPKGPTGVLIQQHHYQAIPAQARSDKANDASSGVSSSPVEYALTSSSLAIHGTISRSASQIGFQDHAKGKYPRTADKNGQITLPAVNKSLTLLWGATGEQEWTPALTTGVDWKSLTIPACLPITTDYFPDKRSLQNDYVVSDYNLLPDDVNADFAQQRAIYKKPLTTAEVFRELVSQRLAQGFQLILLPTNDKNKSTTSGNGVSSVIRGRQTESEPKEEYLLSIGRIFHKISLYGNCITVTRYRPRHPYPPFNIHYRYRFHAPHHETYEVSWVSFTTEKLENYNWNYLDHYICTRGDTDFSLVEALKYWRFRMFMLPLHNTATKKILEGSPRCDIYSFLSATEQSQLTDGFLRFIEGWLNKIRRPNPNKNWDKHVVSTAAARTLLDTPRFVPNRSGSKVMDRGRVSPASEAVLPLSLEQPQQDHFETNEENANAEIPKLKSTASLSEILESMKSPQTGVGFLTQHPSLPSQTFVSADAVQWLNNHLEGGVTVKKAMKIMQTMISERLISHASGDFSKPFILGFYLYHIVQDKEGQKALDYSPPLGDLQSFENEWVEIEMKAPKGWCNPSNSSVSSSTVSSPIPINTCDTIDESNIPAFLRDELEFNGVDDKDWRGPACKHTHLDIDLNNKSDRIEWGHLRYQSIFRADHAYEIVVQWVASSGSIVGDLVLLWQRKAQMCGIQLVPIPSDLLALPFTHKSDPLRGPIFIPLNTECLMANRRYLFEEFREDTYAQRLFLFQEAILQRFGYVPCQVESNENDHQYVHLTGNSFILVPSTMCPRPRQRTGTNIVRRNNQKRYPVHPDQPSPHEAYITRHVSGKSNDFSMDRPIGFLWSWNHMISRKWKSLSPSTGDELFHKKIIQDFKHFCSNEDNRLSLFWESCWEMKEKTCTKAGDNYVK, from the exons ATGAAGCTGTTTAAGTTGATAGTTCACCAGAAGAACTTCAGTGATGCAGACCTGATAATTAATCCCAAAGACTGTCCGGGGATCAAACCCGGAGATGTCGTGGAGATCTATCATCCAGAAGATGAGTTCAGCCGTCTCTTGCTACAAGTCACTGTCAAAGAGGACTTGCAAG GTAGAGAGACAATCAGTGTTGAGAACAATGTGGCGTCAATGTTCCAACTCCGCACCTTCGCAGACGTCTACATGAACATAGTGAACCCAGAGGACGTCGCCCTTGACTCGATAGAACTCACCTTCAAGGACCAGTACATGGGTAGAAGTGAGATGTGGCGCCTCAAGAACTCCCTAGTCAACACTTGTGTCTACATGAACAAGAAGATCGAGTTCTGTCAGTCCAGTATCAGATGTCAGGTCTACGAGATGTGGTCGCAGGGGGACAGAGTGGCTTGTGGAGTCATCACTGATGACACCAAAGTTGTCTTCCGATCTTCTACGAGTATGGTTTACCTCTTCATCCAAATGAGCTGCGAAATGTGGGATTTTGATATCCATGGGGATCTCTACTTCGAAAAAGCTGTCAACGGGTTTCTCGCTGATCTCTTCCagaaatggaagaaaaatggCAGCAATCCTGAG GTGACAATAGTCCTTTTTTCAAGGACTTTCTACAACGCCAACACTTTAGAGGAGTTCCCGAATGACATGAGGCAGTGTCTACAGCAGGACTATAGGGGTCGTTTCTACGAGGACTTCTACAGAGTTGCTGTGCAGAATGAGAGGTACGAGGACTGGAGCAACGTGCTAGTACAGCTGCGCAAGCTATTCACTGACTACCAAAAAATTGTCCTCGAGTACCATCAGAAGGAGGGAGTCGTGATCCCAGAGGCCACCAACTCCACAGCAGCCCAGGGGAATTTCCTAGAAGTTCTGAACATGTCGCTTAATGTCTTCGAGAAGCACTACTTGGACAGAAGTTTTGATAGAACTGGACAGCTCTCAGTAGTTATCACCCCGGGAGTGGGAGTCTTTGAGGTCGATAGAGAGCTGACCAACGTCACCAAGCAAAGGATCATCGACAACGGAGTGGGCAGTGACCTGGTGTGTGTGGGTGAGCAGCCCCTCCACGCAGTGCCTCTCCTAAAATTTCACAACAAAGATACATCTGTCAAAGTACCTGACGATTACAGCATGCCCCACTGGATAAATCTCAGTTTCTACTCCACCAACAAGAAGATTCCATACTCGACATTCATTCCAAGAATAAAATTACCCCAGAAGGTCTTCAAACAGCCTGTGGAGAACGGTAAGATGATCTGCAAGGGAAAGCTCATCCAGGAAGATCCCAGGGAGTGCTTGCACAATACTCTCTTCGATTACGATGCGTATGATGCCCAGGTGTTTCAATTACCCACCATTCACACCTCGAAGGTCTCCACGAGGATGAAGAAGACGAGTGTCACTTGCATCGAGACCCATAATAACGGTCACCTGCTCAAGCTCCTGAAGCGGAAAATGTCAGATCCTGATATTCATCATCCACCGAGCGAAGTCCATGTGCCAGTGACCACGAGAAGTGCTGCTATCTCAATTCCCTACAGGAGTGACGAGCCCAGGGAGGCCAATGGAGAGGGTACGGGGGTCAAGAGCTCCGTGAAAAGTGAGTTTGGGGACTCGGAGATCTCGCCACCTTTCAGGCCCGTTGTGGGGAGTGCTGGCAGCCCAAATAACTCGGTTATACCACCAGCGAGTTTGCACAGACCTGGAAGGGCCCTCATCAATCCGTTTGACCCTTCCCATGTTACCATCAAATTGACGAGCAATAGGAGAAGGTGGACTCATATTTTTCCCAAAG GTCCAACAGGTGTTCTGATTCAACAACATCACTACCAAGCGATCCCAGCACAAGCTCGTTCCGACAAGGCGAACGACGCTAGTTCAGGTGTGAGTTCATCCCCCGTGGAGTACGCTCTGACCTCCTCATCCCTTGCGATCCACGGTACGATATCACGTTCGGCCTCTCAAATCGGATTCCAGGATC ATGCTAAAGGAAAATATCCACGGACAGCCGATAAAAATGGCCAGATCACTTTGCCAGCCGTTAATAAGAGTTTAACTCTATTGTGGGGTGCCACTGGTGAACAAGAGTGGACTCCAGCACTCACTACAG GGGTCGACTGGAAATCGCTAACGATTCCAGCGTGTTTACCTATCACCACTGATTACTTTCCCGATAAGCGGAGCCTCCAGAACGATTACGTCGTTTCGGATTACAATCTGCTGCCCGATGATGTTAATGCAGATTTTGCACAGCAGCGAGCTATTTATAAAAAACCTTTGACTACTGCTGAGGTTTTTCGAGAGCTTGTTTCGCAGAGATTGGCTCAG GGTTTTCAATTGATATTATTACCCACAAATGACAAGAATAAATCAACCACATCTGGGAATGGGGTGAGTTCTGTAatccgaggaagacagactgAATCAGAACCAAAAGAGGAGTACCTGCTTAGTATAGGAAGAATATTTCACAAAATATCTCTGTACGGTAACTGCATCACTGTCACCAGATACCGACCCAG ACATCCATATCCACCCTTCAACATTCACTATCGTTATCGGTTTCACGCCCCACATCACGAGACGTACGAGGTGTCGTGGGTATCTTTCACAACCGAAAAACTGGAGAATTATAATTGGAATTATCTGGACCACTATATTTGCACCAGAGGAGATACAGATTTTTCTTTGGTCGAG gcCCTCAAATACTGGAGATTTAGGATGTTTATGCTACCCCTCCACAACACAGCAACCAAAAAGATCCTCGAAGGATCCCCCAGATGTGATATCTACAGTTTCCTCAGTGCCACCGAGCAGAGCCAATTGACTGATGGCTTTCTACGATTCATAGAAGGCTGGCTCAACAAAATTCGCCGACCGAATCCCAACAAAAACTGG GATAAGCATGTAGTGAGTACTGCAGCTGCCCGTACTTTACTCGACACTCCTCGCTTCGTGCCAAACAG ATCTGGATCGAAAGTCATGGATCGGGGAAGAGTGTCGCCAGCGAGTGAAGCTGTACTGCCTCTTAGCTTGGAACAACCGCAGCAGGATCATTTCGAAACTAATGAAGAGAA CGCTAACGCTGAGATTCCAAAACTGAAGAGTACAGCCTCTCTTTCCGAGATATTGGAATCTATGAAGTCCCCTCAAACCGGAGTAGGATTTCTCACTCAGCATCCATCGCTCCCGAGTCAGACATTTGTGAGCGCTGATGCCGTCCAGTGGTTGAACAATCACCTAGAAGGTGGTGTCACTGTGAAAAAAGCCATGAAAATAATGCAGACTATGATCTCTGAGAGACTGATCAGTCATGCCTCTGGGGACTTCTCCAAGCCCTTTATTCTGGGCTTCTATCTTTACCACATAGTTCAAGATAAGGAGGGCCAGAAGGCACTTGATTACTCTCCCCCATTGGGTGATCTCCAGAGTTTTGAGAACGAGTGGGTAGAGATTGAAATGAAGGCCCCCAAGGGGTGGTGCAATCCATCAAATTCCTCTGTCTCCTCGTCCACAGTTTCCTCTCCCATTCCTATTAATACGTGTGACACTATTGACGAGAGTAACATTCCAGCATTTCTTCGAGATGAATTGGAGTTCAATGGTGTCGACGATAAGGATTGGAGAGGACCTGCCTGCAAGCACACCCACCTGGACATTGACTTGAACAACAAGAGTGACAGAATTGAGTGGGGACACCTGAGATATCAATCGATATTTCGTGCTGATCACGCTTATGAGATTGTGGTGCAGTGGGTGGCGTCATCAGGGAGCATAGTAGGAGACTTAGTGCTTCTGTGGCAGCGTAAGGCCCAAATGTGTGGAATACAATTGGTCCCCATTCCAAGTGACCTATTAGCCCTTCCCTTCACCCATAAAAGTGATCCCCTGAGGGGCCCAATCTTCATTCCTTTGAACACAGAATGTCTCATGGCGAACAGGAGATATCTCTTTGAAGAATTCCGGGAAGACACTTATGCTCAAAGGCTTTTCCTGTTTCAAGAAGCTATTCTCCAAAGATTTGGATATGTTCCCTGTCAGGTGGAGAGCAACGAGAACGATCATCAATATGTTCATCTTACTGGTAATTCTTTCATCCTGGTGCCCTCTACAATGTGCCCAAGACCGAGACAGAGAACTGGCACGAACATCGTGAGGAGGAACAATCAGAAACGATATCCTGTTCATCCTGATCAACCTAGTCCTCATGAGGCTTACATCACCAGGCACGTGAGTGGCAAGAGCAATGATTTCAGCATGGACAGGCCCATTGGCTTTCTCTGGTCGTGGAATCACATGATCAGCAGGAAGTGGAAGTCATTGTCACCTTCAACGGGAGATGAACTGTTTCATAAGAAGATCATTCAGGATTTCAAGCACTTTTGTTCAAATGAGGATAATCGATTGAGTCTTTTTTGGGAGTCCTGTTGGGAGATGAAGGAAAAAACTTGTACCAAAGCTGGTGATAATtatgttaaatga
- the LOC135161913 gene encoding GATOR complex protein Iml1 isoform X8 → MKLFKLIVHQKNFSDADLIINPKDCPGIKPGDVVEIYHPEDEFSRLLLQVTVKEDLQGRETISVENNVASMFQLRTFADVYMNIVNPEDVALDSIELTFKDQYMGRSEMWRLKNSLVNTCVYMNKKIEFCQSSIRCQVYEMWSQGDRVACGVITDDTKVVFRSSTSMVYLFIQMSCEMWDFDIHGDLYFEKAVNGFLADLFQKWKKNGSNPEVTIVLFSRTFYNANTLEEFPNDMRQCLQQDYRGRFYEDFYRVAVQNERYEDWSNVLVQLRKLFTDYQKIVLEYHQKEGVVIPEATNSTAAQGNFLEVLNMSLNVFEKHYLDRSFDRTGQLSVVITPGVGVFEVDRELTNVTKQRIIDNGVGSDLVCVGEQPLHAVPLLKFHNKDTSVKVPDDYSMPHWINLSFYSTNKKIPYSTFIPRIKLPQKVFKQPVENGKMICKGKLIQEDPRECLHNTLFDYDAYDAQVFQLPTIHTSKVSTRMKKTSVTCIETHNNGHLLKLLKRKMSDPDIHHPPSEVHVPVTTRSAAISIPYRSDEPREANGEGTGVKSSVKSEFGDSEISPPFRPVVGSAGSPNNSVIPPASLHRPGRALINPFDPSHVTIKLTSNRRRWTHIFPKGPTGVLIQQHHYQAIPAQARSDKANDASSGVSSSPVEYALTSSSLAIHGTISRSASQIGFQDRVDWKSLTIPACLPITTDYFPDKRSLQNDYVVSDYNLLPDDVNADFAQQRAIYKKPLTTAEVFRELVSQRLAQGFQLILLPTNDKNKSTTSGNGVSSVIRGRQTESEPKEEYLLSIGRIFHKISLYGNCITVTRYRPRHPYPPFNIHYRYRFHAPHHETYEVSWVSFTTEKLENYNWNYLDHYICTRGDTDFSLVEALKYWRFRMFMLPLHNTATKKILEGSPRCDIYSFLSATEQSQLTDGFLRFIEGWLNKIRRPNPNKNWSPTALIGLPPRDPASHLTRRRHSTSLIFLTNQTSLVGSSPFRERLGSNRLPEKPRPRSGSKVMDRGRVSPASEAVLPLSLEQPQQDHFETNEENANAEIPKLKSTASLSEILESMKSPQTGVGFLTQHPSLPSQTFVSADAVQWLNNHLEGGVTVKKAMKIMQTMISERLISHASGDFSKPFILGFYLYHIVQDKEGQKALDYSPPLGDLQSFENEWVEIEMKAPKGWCNPSNSSVSSSTVSSPIPINTCDTIDESNIPAFLRDELEFNGVDDKDWRGPACKHTHLDIDLNNKSDRIEWGHLRYQSIFRADHAYEIVVQWVASSGSIVGDLVLLWQRKAQMCGIQLVPIPSDLLALPFTHKSDPLRGPIFIPLNTECLMANRRYLFEEFREDTYAQRLFLFQEAILQRFGYVPCQVESNENDHQYVHLTGNSFILVPSTMCPRPRQRTGTNIVRRNNQKRYPVHPDQPSPHEAYITRHVSGKSNDFSMDRPIGFLWSWNHMISRKWKSLSPSTGDELFHKKIIQDFKHFCSNEDNRLSLFWESCWEMKEKTCTKAGDNYVK, encoded by the exons ATGAAGCTGTTTAAGTTGATAGTTCACCAGAAGAACTTCAGTGATGCAGACCTGATAATTAATCCCAAAGACTGTCCGGGGATCAAACCCGGAGATGTCGTGGAGATCTATCATCCAGAAGATGAGTTCAGCCGTCTCTTGCTACAAGTCACTGTCAAAGAGGACTTGCAAG GTAGAGAGACAATCAGTGTTGAGAACAATGTGGCGTCAATGTTCCAACTCCGCACCTTCGCAGACGTCTACATGAACATAGTGAACCCAGAGGACGTCGCCCTTGACTCGATAGAACTCACCTTCAAGGACCAGTACATGGGTAGAAGTGAGATGTGGCGCCTCAAGAACTCCCTAGTCAACACTTGTGTCTACATGAACAAGAAGATCGAGTTCTGTCAGTCCAGTATCAGATGTCAGGTCTACGAGATGTGGTCGCAGGGGGACAGAGTGGCTTGTGGAGTCATCACTGATGACACCAAAGTTGTCTTCCGATCTTCTACGAGTATGGTTTACCTCTTCATCCAAATGAGCTGCGAAATGTGGGATTTTGATATCCATGGGGATCTCTACTTCGAAAAAGCTGTCAACGGGTTTCTCGCTGATCTCTTCCagaaatggaagaaaaatggCAGCAATCCTGAG GTGACAATAGTCCTTTTTTCAAGGACTTTCTACAACGCCAACACTTTAGAGGAGTTCCCGAATGACATGAGGCAGTGTCTACAGCAGGACTATAGGGGTCGTTTCTACGAGGACTTCTACAGAGTTGCTGTGCAGAATGAGAGGTACGAGGACTGGAGCAACGTGCTAGTACAGCTGCGCAAGCTATTCACTGACTACCAAAAAATTGTCCTCGAGTACCATCAGAAGGAGGGAGTCGTGATCCCAGAGGCCACCAACTCCACAGCAGCCCAGGGGAATTTCCTAGAAGTTCTGAACATGTCGCTTAATGTCTTCGAGAAGCACTACTTGGACAGAAGTTTTGATAGAACTGGACAGCTCTCAGTAGTTATCACCCCGGGAGTGGGAGTCTTTGAGGTCGATAGAGAGCTGACCAACGTCACCAAGCAAAGGATCATCGACAACGGAGTGGGCAGTGACCTGGTGTGTGTGGGTGAGCAGCCCCTCCACGCAGTGCCTCTCCTAAAATTTCACAACAAAGATACATCTGTCAAAGTACCTGACGATTACAGCATGCCCCACTGGATAAATCTCAGTTTCTACTCCACCAACAAGAAGATTCCATACTCGACATTCATTCCAAGAATAAAATTACCCCAGAAGGTCTTCAAACAGCCTGTGGAGAACGGTAAGATGATCTGCAAGGGAAAGCTCATCCAGGAAGATCCCAGGGAGTGCTTGCACAATACTCTCTTCGATTACGATGCGTATGATGCCCAGGTGTTTCAATTACCCACCATTCACACCTCGAAGGTCTCCACGAGGATGAAGAAGACGAGTGTCACTTGCATCGAGACCCATAATAACGGTCACCTGCTCAAGCTCCTGAAGCGGAAAATGTCAGATCCTGATATTCATCATCCACCGAGCGAAGTCCATGTGCCAGTGACCACGAGAAGTGCTGCTATCTCAATTCCCTACAGGAGTGACGAGCCCAGGGAGGCCAATGGAGAGGGTACGGGGGTCAAGAGCTCCGTGAAAAGTGAGTTTGGGGACTCGGAGATCTCGCCACCTTTCAGGCCCGTTGTGGGGAGTGCTGGCAGCCCAAATAACTCGGTTATACCACCAGCGAGTTTGCACAGACCTGGAAGGGCCCTCATCAATCCGTTTGACCCTTCCCATGTTACCATCAAATTGACGAGCAATAGGAGAAGGTGGACTCATATTTTTCCCAAAG GTCCAACAGGTGTTCTGATTCAACAACATCACTACCAAGCGATCCCAGCACAAGCTCGTTCCGACAAGGCGAACGACGCTAGTTCAGGTGTGAGTTCATCCCCCGTGGAGTACGCTCTGACCTCCTCATCCCTTGCGATCCACGGTACGATATCACGTTCGGCCTCTCAAATCGGATTCCAGGATC GGGTCGACTGGAAATCGCTAACGATTCCAGCGTGTTTACCTATCACCACTGATTACTTTCCCGATAAGCGGAGCCTCCAGAACGATTACGTCGTTTCGGATTACAATCTGCTGCCCGATGATGTTAATGCAGATTTTGCACAGCAGCGAGCTATTTATAAAAAACCTTTGACTACTGCTGAGGTTTTTCGAGAGCTTGTTTCGCAGAGATTGGCTCAG GGTTTTCAATTGATATTATTACCCACAAATGACAAGAATAAATCAACCACATCTGGGAATGGGGTGAGTTCTGTAatccgaggaagacagactgAATCAGAACCAAAAGAGGAGTACCTGCTTAGTATAGGAAGAATATTTCACAAAATATCTCTGTACGGTAACTGCATCACTGTCACCAGATACCGACCCAG ACATCCATATCCACCCTTCAACATTCACTATCGTTATCGGTTTCACGCCCCACATCACGAGACGTACGAGGTGTCGTGGGTATCTTTCACAACCGAAAAACTGGAGAATTATAATTGGAATTATCTGGACCACTATATTTGCACCAGAGGAGATACAGATTTTTCTTTGGTCGAG gcCCTCAAATACTGGAGATTTAGGATGTTTATGCTACCCCTCCACAACACAGCAACCAAAAAGATCCTCGAAGGATCCCCCAGATGTGATATCTACAGTTTCCTCAGTGCCACCGAGCAGAGCCAATTGACTGATGGCTTTCTACGATTCATAGAAGGCTGGCTCAACAAAATTCGCCGACCGAATCCCAACAAAAACTGG AGCCCAACAGCTCTAATCGGATTACCCCCGAGAGATCCTGCCTCACACCTGACGAGGCGGAGGCACAGCACGAGCCTGATATTCCTCACTAACCAG ACAAGTCTAGTTGGAAGTTCGCCATTTAGGGAACGCCTAGGAAGCAACAGACTGCCGGAAAAGCCGAGACCAAG ATCTGGATCGAAAGTCATGGATCGGGGAAGAGTGTCGCCAGCGAGTGAAGCTGTACTGCCTCTTAGCTTGGAACAACCGCAGCAGGATCATTTCGAAACTAATGAAGAGAA CGCTAACGCTGAGATTCCAAAACTGAAGAGTACAGCCTCTCTTTCCGAGATATTGGAATCTATGAAGTCCCCTCAAACCGGAGTAGGATTTCTCACTCAGCATCCATCGCTCCCGAGTCAGACATTTGTGAGCGCTGATGCCGTCCAGTGGTTGAACAATCACCTAGAAGGTGGTGTCACTGTGAAAAAAGCCATGAAAATAATGCAGACTATGATCTCTGAGAGACTGATCAGTCATGCCTCTGGGGACTTCTCCAAGCCCTTTATTCTGGGCTTCTATCTTTACCACATAGTTCAAGATAAGGAGGGCCAGAAGGCACTTGATTACTCTCCCCCATTGGGTGATCTCCAGAGTTTTGAGAACGAGTGGGTAGAGATTGAAATGAAGGCCCCCAAGGGGTGGTGCAATCCATCAAATTCCTCTGTCTCCTCGTCCACAGTTTCCTCTCCCATTCCTATTAATACGTGTGACACTATTGACGAGAGTAACATTCCAGCATTTCTTCGAGATGAATTGGAGTTCAATGGTGTCGACGATAAGGATTGGAGAGGACCTGCCTGCAAGCACACCCACCTGGACATTGACTTGAACAACAAGAGTGACAGAATTGAGTGGGGACACCTGAGATATCAATCGATATTTCGTGCTGATCACGCTTATGAGATTGTGGTGCAGTGGGTGGCGTCATCAGGGAGCATAGTAGGAGACTTAGTGCTTCTGTGGCAGCGTAAGGCCCAAATGTGTGGAATACAATTGGTCCCCATTCCAAGTGACCTATTAGCCCTTCCCTTCACCCATAAAAGTGATCCCCTGAGGGGCCCAATCTTCATTCCTTTGAACACAGAATGTCTCATGGCGAACAGGAGATATCTCTTTGAAGAATTCCGGGAAGACACTTATGCTCAAAGGCTTTTCCTGTTTCAAGAAGCTATTCTCCAAAGATTTGGATATGTTCCCTGTCAGGTGGAGAGCAACGAGAACGATCATCAATATGTTCATCTTACTGGTAATTCTTTCATCCTGGTGCCCTCTACAATGTGCCCAAGACCGAGACAGAGAACTGGCACGAACATCGTGAGGAGGAACAATCAGAAACGATATCCTGTTCATCCTGATCAACCTAGTCCTCATGAGGCTTACATCACCAGGCACGTGAGTGGCAAGAGCAATGATTTCAGCATGGACAGGCCCATTGGCTTTCTCTGGTCGTGGAATCACATGATCAGCAGGAAGTGGAAGTCATTGTCACCTTCAACGGGAGATGAACTGTTTCATAAGAAGATCATTCAGGATTTCAAGCACTTTTGTTCAAATGAGGATAATCGATTGAGTCTTTTTTGGGAGTCCTGTTGGGAGATGAAGGAAAAAACTTGTACCAAAGCTGGTGATAATtatgttaaatga